In the Corvus cornix cornix isolate S_Up_H32 chromosome 18, ASM73873v5, whole genome shotgun sequence genome, one interval contains:
- the LOC104694368 gene encoding CMRF35-like molecule 8 isoform X2, with protein sequence MRVWAWLHPEGFFVKNHGENSNLGARSWKMRIFLVWTLFLVRATSTGGQAVTGPKQVTVEQGSSLAVSCSYKPRYKLNSKYWCRKNFLRFCLTYIQTDGSEVTVTGDRVSIRDNHTAHAFTVTLSSVTLEDAGRYSCGVKRKLGINRWHSTKLFQTQLRTAMRAQ encoded by the exons ATGCGCGTGTGGGCCTGGCTGCATCCTGAAGGATTCTTTGTGAAAAACCACGGGGAAAATTCCAACTTGGGAGcaagaagctggaaaatgagGATTTTCTTGGTTTGGACCCTTTTCCTCGTGAGAGCCACAAGCACAG GTGGCCAGGCAGTGACAGGCCCCAAGCAGGTGACAGTTGAGCAGGGCAGCTCACTGGCAGTGTCCTGCAGCTACAAGCCGCGCTACAAGCTCAACTCCAAGTACTGGTGCCGCAAAAACTTCCTCCGGTTCTGTTTGACCTACATCCAAACCGATGGCTCAGAGGTGACAGTGACGGGGGACAGGGTGTCCATCAGGGACAATCACACAGCACACGCATTCACGGTGACACTGAGCAGTGTCACACTGGAGGATGCAGGCCGGTACTCCTGCGGGGTGAAGAGGAAACTGGGGATCAACCGGTGGCACAGCACCAAG CTGTTTCAAACACAACTGAGGACAGCAATGCGAGCCCAGTGA
- the LOC104694368 gene encoding protein CD300H-like isoform X1, which yields MRVWAWLHPEGFFVKNHGENSNLGARSWKMRIFLVWTLFLVRATSTGGQAVTGPKQVTVEQGSSLAVSCSYKPRYKLNSKYWCRKNFLRFCLTYIQTDGSEVTVTGDRVSIRDNHTAHAFTVTLSSVTLEDAGRYSCGVKRKLGINRWHSTKVMVSAAVSNTTEDSNASPVTTNPLWPRDCGELPVLSQLSVIHLLLLLLSIKVPTALAVACGAAWMRSRCGSRGQENPQLLEVCGSTRARGCPPVATTWEPQGCPRASPGPALLGPCHPSQPARAGRCSAPGAPALGKPRPLLAAPALEREGFGVQRACVC from the exons ATGCGCGTGTGGGCCTGGCTGCATCCTGAAGGATTCTTTGTGAAAAACCACGGGGAAAATTCCAACTTGGGAGcaagaagctggaaaatgagGATTTTCTTGGTTTGGACCCTTTTCCTCGTGAGAGCCACAAGCACAG GTGGCCAGGCAGTGACAGGCCCCAAGCAGGTGACAGTTGAGCAGGGCAGCTCACTGGCAGTGTCCTGCAGCTACAAGCCGCGCTACAAGCTCAACTCCAAGTACTGGTGCCGCAAAAACTTCCTCCGGTTCTGTTTGACCTACATCCAAACCGATGGCTCAGAGGTGACAGTGACGGGGGACAGGGTGTCCATCAGGGACAATCACACAGCACACGCATTCACGGTGACACTGAGCAGTGTCACACTGGAGGATGCAGGCCGGTACTCCTGCGGGGTGAAGAGGAAACTGGGGATCAACCGGTGGCACAGCACCAAGGTGATGGTCTCTGCAG CTGTTTCAAACACAACTGAGGACAGCAATGCGAGCCCAGTGACAACCAACCCTCTGTGGCCCAGGGACTGTGGGGAGCTTCCAGTGCT GTCCCAGCTCAGTGTCATccacttgctgctgctgctcctcagcatcAAGGTGCCCACGGCACTGGCCGTAGCTTGTGGGGCAGCCTGGATGAGGAGCCGGTGTGGGAGCCGTGGCCAGGAAAACCCGCAGCTCTTGGAGGTGTGTGGCAGCACCAGGGCTCGGGGCTGCCCACCCGTCGCAACCACCTGGGAGCCCCAGGGATGCCCTCGTGCCTCCCCGGGCCCCGCCCTGCTGGGGCCGTGCCACCCGTCACAGCCGGCCCGTGCCGGGAGGTGCTCGGCTCCGGGTGCTCCTGCCCTTGGAAAGCCTCGGCCCCTCCTGGCAGCCCCTGCgctggagagggaagggttTGGGGTGCAGAGAGCCTGTGTCTgttga